In Methanobacterium paludis, the following proteins share a genomic window:
- a CDS encoding RNA polymerase Rpb4 family protein: MIGKKVIETDPITVADVKTMLGGLSESYDLTYEQNLALDHATKFSKLEVESADKLVEELQEIVKKTQAIKIADVMPLDLADLRLIFAKERGSHKKEELEQVLEVVNKYRE; encoded by the coding sequence ATGATTGGAAAAAAAGTGATAGAAACCGATCCTATCACGGTTGCAGATGTTAAAACAATGCTGGGTGGGCTTTCAGAGAGTTATGATCTCACATACGAGCAGAATCTTGCTTTAGATCATGCTACAAAGTTTTCAAAACTTGAAGTTGAATCTGCAGACAAGTTGGTTGAGGAACTTCAGGAGATCGTGAAGAAAACTCAAGCTATCAAAATAGCAGATGTTATGCCCTTAGATCTGGCGGATCTGAGGCTGATATTTGCTAAAGAAAGGGGTTCACATAAAAAAGAAGAGTTAGAACAGGTACTAGAAGTAGTAAATAAGTACAGGGAATAA
- a CDS encoding DUF655 domain-containing protein, producing MEDYAIILDYLPLGYVREGAPSFKRNPLAQAVGTEEFTILELVPKESAQLDIHEKVYIGSGKREKIARVNRRIKYDTLTATAKLELSYVIEEIIKAKEEKFVEFFNEAGSISTRLHQIELLPGIGKKHMWDIIDARQEKKFESFEDIKKRVPMLADPVKLLAKRVLLELEATGEQKGKRKYILFTRPPKKPV from the coding sequence ATGGAAGATTATGCAATTATCCTTGATTATCTTCCTTTAGGTTATGTTAGGGAAGGTGCGCCTTCATTTAAACGGAATCCTCTGGCTCAGGCTGTGGGTACAGAAGAGTTTACTATCCTTGAACTCGTTCCGAAGGAAAGTGCTCAACTGGATATACATGAAAAGGTTTACATAGGCTCAGGAAAAAGGGAAAAAATAGCACGTGTGAACAGGCGAATTAAGTACGATACACTCACAGCCACTGCAAAGTTAGAGCTCAGCTATGTTATAGAAGAGATCATAAAGGCCAAAGAGGAAAAATTTGTTGAATTCTTCAATGAAGCTGGGTCAATATCAACAAGGCTGCATCAAATCGAGCTTCTGCCCGGAATAGGTAAAAAGCATATGTGGGACATAATAGATGCAAGGCAGGAAAAGAAATTTGAAAGCTTTGAAGATATAAAAAAACGGGTCCCCATGCTTGCAGACCCTGTAAAACTCCTTGCAAAACGTGTCCTTCTGGAACTTGAAGCAACAGGAGAACAAAAGGGAAAAAGGAAGTATATTCTCTTCACGAGACCTCCTAAAAAGCCTGTTTAA
- the rsmA gene encoding 16S rRNA (adenine(1518)-N(6)/adenine(1519)-N(6))-dimethyltransferase RsmA, with protein MLSETLKILKKQDIRLDKRKGQNYLVNKTVLSKIITNAELSSEDTVLEIGAGIGTLTIPLAKRVRHVFAVEQDSKVAEVLIERLEDLGVSNVNVIVGDATKMEFPEFNKVVSNLPYKISSPITFKLLKNKFDFAILMYQREFADRMVAKAGEKNYSRLSVMMHFCSKVEFLFEVSKDSFFPKPKVSSAVIKLTPKNAAESGVDEFFLKTVRALFQHKKKNVRNALLDSFHEIDDMDKKSAKKVVSNLKSDFLVDKVFKLEPNEIMAISKELKVVLNEFKA; from the coding sequence ATGTTGTCTGAGACCCTCAAAATACTAAAAAAACAGGATATAAGACTTGACAAACGAAAGGGTCAAAATTATCTCGTAAACAAAACTGTGCTCTCAAAAATAATCACTAACGCAGAGTTATCATCGGAAGATACAGTGCTTGAAATCGGGGCGGGTATTGGAACCTTGACCATTCCACTTGCAAAGAGGGTAAGGCATGTTTTTGCAGTTGAACAGGATTCAAAGGTTGCAGAAGTTTTAATAGAAAGGCTCGAAGATCTCGGTGTTTCTAACGTCAACGTCATTGTTGGGGATGCAACCAAAATGGAGTTTCCAGAGTTCAATAAGGTTGTTTCAAACCTCCCCTACAAGATATCATCCCCAATAACATTCAAACTCCTCAAAAACAAGTTTGATTTCGCCATACTCATGTATCAACGGGAATTTGCAGACAGAATGGTTGCAAAAGCTGGAGAAAAGAATTATTCACGGCTTTCAGTTATGATGCATTTCTGCTCAAAAGTTGAGTTTCTATTTGAGGTTTCAAAGGACTCATTTTTCCCCAAACCCAAAGTATCATCGGCAGTTATTAAGTTAACTCCTAAAAATGCTGCAGAATCTGGTGTTGATGAATTCTTCTTAAAGACTGTGAGGGCGTTGTTCCAGCACAAGAAGAAGAATGTGCGAAACGCTCTGCTTGATTCATTCCATGAAATAGACGATATGGACAAAAAATCAGCTAAAAAAGTGGTTTCGAACTTAAAATCAGATTTTTTGGTTGATAAGGTTTTTAAATTAGAACCAAATGAAATAATGGCCATTTCAAAGGAACTTAAAGTTGTTTTAAATGAATTTAAAGCTTAA
- a CDS encoding carboxymuconolactone decarboxylase family protein yields MKMDQNPYEIFQNEFPELAGKFNELVEAQISLKGLDPKTKQLINLAIQTANRNPQGVKMHAMMAKKIGATREEVTSAVVLNLHLSGLAAVLECLPAAIEGFKLE; encoded by the coding sequence ATGAAGATGGATCAAAACCCCTATGAAATATTTCAAAATGAATTTCCAGAACTTGCAGGTAAGTTCAATGAGCTGGTTGAAGCACAGATCTCCCTTAAAGGACTGGACCCCAAAACCAAACAGCTCATTAACCTAGCCATTCAAACTGCCAATAGAAATCCTCAGGGAGTTAAAATGCACGCAATGATGGCCAAAAAAATAGGAGCCACCAGAGAAGAAGTGACCAGTGCTGTAGTGCTGAATTTACATCTTTCTGGACTTGCAGCTGTGCTTGAATGTCTTCCAGCTGCTATTGAAGGTTTTAAACTGGAATAA
- a CDS encoding HemK2/MTQ2 family protein methyltransferase: MIKYNEMEFQTHLEVYEPAEDTFLFLDNLNIKENDYVLEIGPGTGIISIIASKTAENVVAVDINPHAVECTRKNAEHNKAFNIGVREGDLFDPVKGEKFDLILFNTPYLPTGEDEKVDDQLEAAWDGGEEGRETIDRFLDELYDHLKPHGRVQMVQSSLSDIPKTLKRLEEMGFEAAVTASEHYFFEEVVVITGTIS, translated from the coding sequence ATGATCAAATACAATGAAATGGAGTTTCAAACCCATCTTGAGGTGTATGAGCCTGCAGAAGACACCTTCCTATTTTTAGACAACCTCAACATTAAAGAAAACGATTACGTGCTTGAAATAGGGCCAGGTACGGGCATTATTTCAATAATCGCCTCCAAAACAGCTGAAAACGTTGTAGCCGTGGATATAAACCCACATGCAGTTGAATGTACCAGAAAGAACGCAGAGCACAACAAAGCGTTTAATATTGGTGTGAGAGAAGGAGATCTTTTTGATCCAGTTAAAGGCGAAAAATTCGACCTTATCTTATTCAACACGCCGTATTTACCAACAGGTGAAGATGAAAAAGTTGATGACCAACTTGAAGCTGCATGGGATGGTGGAGAAGAGGGTAGAGAAACTATAGACAGATTTCTGGACGAACTGTACGATCATCTGAAACCCCATGGAAGGGTCCAGATGGTGCAATCTTCCCTCTCTGACATTCCAAAAACCCTTAAAAGATTAGAAGAAATGGGTTTTGAGGCCGCTGTAACTGCCAGCGAACACTACTTCTTTGAGGAAGTTGTTGTTATAACTGGCACTATCAGTTAA
- a CDS encoding cation diffusion facilitator family transporter — translation MDAEMREKTGQKAVILSVSGKIALTIFNFIVGILSGSTALIVESAHTFSDIMTSAIAFIGFKIGLRPPDKEHPYGHGRAEPLMGLAIVLFLIIIAYEIFSEVYTKVTLGVSLTPPSYLAAVMALVGVGANFALTSYSMKVGKKVNSPAIIADANHQKVDIFACVAILVGVIGAKMGFPILDPIVAFFIGLMVLKTALDVFKDNIDNIMGKIPSEKLLTDVKSAALSVVGVYDAHDIRINYMGPCASAELHIEVGGDLALREAHKLSHKVEKNIIENVDVVTLAIVHVCPVGEDEVVVSKNDA, via the coding sequence ATGGATGCAGAAATGAGGGAGAAAACAGGACAAAAAGCAGTTATACTTTCCGTATCTGGAAAAATAGCTCTTACTATTTTTAATTTCATAGTGGGGATCTTATCTGGAAGTACTGCGCTGATTGTGGAATCGGCACATACATTCTCTGATATAATGACATCGGCCATAGCTTTCATAGGATTTAAAATAGGCCTTAGACCTCCGGACAAGGAACATCCCTACGGACATGGGAGGGCTGAGCCATTGATGGGGCTGGCCATAGTTCTATTCCTGATAATTATTGCCTACGAAATATTTTCAGAGGTTTACACTAAAGTTACTTTGGGTGTATCTTTAACCCCTCCAAGTTACCTTGCAGCGGTGATGGCCCTTGTTGGAGTTGGAGCCAACTTTGCCTTAACCTCATACTCAATGAAAGTTGGTAAAAAGGTAAACAGTCCTGCCATAATAGCAGACGCCAATCACCAAAAGGTGGATATATTTGCCTGTGTTGCAATACTGGTGGGTGTAATCGGGGCAAAAATGGGATTTCCAATTTTAGACCCGATAGTGGCATTTTTCATAGGGTTAATGGTTTTAAAAACAGCTCTTGATGTATTTAAAGATAATATAGACAATATAATGGGAAAAATACCTTCAGAAAAACTTTTAACAGATGTAAAATCTGCAGCGCTATCTGTTGTTGGTGTTTACGATGCCCATGATATAAGAATAAATTACATGGGCCCCTGCGCATCTGCAGAACTCCATATTGAGGTTGGGGGCGATTTAGCCCTTAGAGAAGCTCATAAATTGTCGCACAAGGTTGAAAAAAACATAATTGAAAATGTGGATGTTGTAACCCTTGCAATAGTCCATGTGTGTCCCGTTGGTGAAGATGAAGTGGTGGTAAGTAAAAATGATGCTTAA
- a CDS encoding Nramp family divalent metal transporter, giving the protein MDFQIIRRVFKSPAVLSIIIFLSVMGPGIITANVDNDAGGITTYSLAGAQFGYNLLWTFIPMIIALAVIQEMGVRMGVVSGKGLADLIREKVGIKFTFLMMIALLLANFGNVLAEFSGIAVSSGIFNVPKFIALPVAAFFVWLLVVKGSYKSVEKVFLAASAIYLTYIVAGYLAHPDWGLAIKSVLVPQISLDPTYITMVIGLVGTTIAPWMMFYIQSSVVEKGISLKNLKYSKADAIIGAVIVNIVAFFIVLACAATIFTNGIQVNNVADVSNALAPLAGQYASILFAFGFLNASLFAASILPLSTAYYVCESLGFEAGVSKGFKEAPVFHGLYLGLIVLAVIIIMLPNVPLLSILYLSQVANGMLLPFVLILMLLIINDRNIMGEHVNSKLFNLIAIATVVIVMSLSIGLVLTALF; this is encoded by the coding sequence ATGGATTTTCAAATTATCCGCAGGGTTTTTAAAAGCCCTGCTGTGCTAAGTATCATAATATTTCTTTCGGTAATGGGTCCTGGAATTATAACGGCCAACGTTGACAACGATGCCGGTGGTATCACCACATACTCCCTTGCCGGTGCACAGTTCGGCTACAACCTCCTCTGGACATTTATACCCATGATAATAGCTTTAGCTGTCATCCAGGAAATGGGAGTTAGAATGGGAGTTGTATCAGGAAAGGGGCTAGCAGATCTTATACGTGAAAAGGTTGGAATTAAATTCACCTTTTTAATGATGATAGCACTGCTCCTTGCCAACTTTGGTAACGTACTTGCAGAGTTTTCAGGTATTGCTGTAAGCAGTGGAATATTTAATGTACCCAAGTTCATAGCTTTACCTGTTGCAGCATTCTTCGTATGGCTTCTGGTGGTTAAAGGAAGTTATAAAAGCGTTGAAAAGGTCTTTTTAGCAGCTTCAGCCATTTATCTAACGTATATTGTTGCGGGATACCTTGCCCACCCTGATTGGGGCCTTGCTATAAAAAGTGTCTTAGTGCCTCAGATAAGCCTGGATCCAACTTACATCACCATGGTAATAGGTTTGGTGGGAACAACCATAGCTCCATGGATGATGTTTTACATTCAGTCATCGGTTGTGGAGAAGGGCATCAGTTTAAAGAACCTGAAGTATTCCAAGGCAGATGCCATAATAGGAGCAGTAATTGTGAATATAGTGGCATTTTTCATTGTGCTGGCATGTGCAGCCACCATATTCACCAATGGAATCCAGGTTAATAACGTTGCAGATGTTTCAAATGCACTTGCACCTCTTGCAGGACAATATGCTAGCATATTATTTGCGTTTGGATTTTTGAATGCTTCACTCTTTGCAGCAAGTATATTGCCATTGTCTACGGCATATTACGTGTGTGAAAGTCTGGGCTTTGAGGCAGGGGTTTCAAAGGGTTTCAAGGAAGCACCGGTTTTCCATGGGTTGTACCTTGGACTCATTGTACTGGCGGTTATCATTATCATGCTTCCAAACGTGCCTTTGCTTTCAATCCTGTACCTATCTCAGGTTGCAAACGGCATGCTTCTCCCATTTGTACTGATATTGATGCTTCTTATCATAAATGACAGGAATATCATGGGTGAGCATGTAAACTCAAAGCTGTTTAACTTGATAGCCATTGCAACAGTTGTAATTGTGATGAGTCTGAGCATAGGTCTGGTTCTGACAGCTTTGTTTTAG
- a CDS encoding magnesium transporter MgtE N-terminal domain-containing protein produces the protein MYLSEFIKRPVINQRGEKIGKLKDVIVSSESPYPIIEAITVETLDKKQINVPWEYVENMVREIKLKSELDDIKEYNFAKRDIKLLEDVMDRQVVDIEDQKIRRVNDLKISATNGYYHIIGVDIGIQGIIRRLGLQRITKPLGIAKTDDIIAWNDIDPLESDYSKLKLKVPKQNLKKLHPADIAEIVDQLGVNESITILNSLDDESAADTLEEVSPERQVSLFEGMDSKRAADLLDEMSPDDAADLLGDLPDDKAEELLGLMKPEESKDLRKLLEYPENTAGGIMTTEFAYVDQDLTVRKVLDAIRKMAEDVETLYYVYVISKKGDLVGVTSLRDIILADLDANISDFMHTHIIKADVMEDQHEVAQKIAKYNLIALPVVEDETKLRGIITVDDAIDIVLPTAWKKRVPRMFGR, from the coding sequence TTGTACCTGAGTGAATTTATCAAAAGACCTGTGATCAACCAGAGGGGAGAAAAGATAGGAAAACTCAAGGATGTTATAGTGTCCTCAGAAAGCCCATATCCTATAATAGAAGCTATAACAGTAGAAACATTAGATAAGAAACAAATAAATGTGCCATGGGAATACGTAGAGAATATGGTGCGAGAAATTAAGTTAAAATCAGAATTAGATGATATTAAAGAGTACAACTTTGCAAAACGTGATATAAAACTTTTAGAAGACGTAATGGATAGACAGGTTGTTGATATTGAGGATCAGAAGATCAGACGAGTAAATGATCTAAAAATATCAGCTACTAATGGTTATTATCATATTATTGGTGTCGATATTGGTATTCAAGGTATTATAAGAAGATTGGGGCTTCAAAGAATAACTAAACCTCTGGGAATTGCTAAAACAGATGATATTATTGCATGGAATGACATAGACCCTCTGGAAAGTGATTATTCCAAGTTAAAACTCAAGGTACCTAAACAAAACCTTAAAAAGCTCCACCCTGCAGATATTGCTGAAATTGTGGATCAACTTGGTGTTAATGAATCTATAACAATTTTAAATTCTCTTGATGATGAATCCGCAGCTGATACATTGGAAGAAGTATCGCCTGAAAGACAGGTATCTCTATTTGAGGGAATGGATAGTAAACGTGCTGCAGATCTTTTGGATGAGATGTCACCTGACGATGCTGCAGACTTACTTGGAGATCTACCGGATGACAAGGCCGAAGAACTGCTTGGATTAATGAAACCTGAAGAATCAAAGGATCTTAGGAAACTTCTGGAATACCCTGAAAACACAGCAGGCGGAATCATGACAACAGAATTTGCATACGTTGATCAGGATTTAACTGTTCGTAAGGTTTTAGACGCTATTCGTAAGATGGCAGAAGATGTTGAAACCCTTTACTATGTTTATGTTATTTCAAAAAAAGGCGATCTTGTAGGAGTAACCTCCTTGAGGGATATTATACTTGCAGACCTGGATGCAAACATTTCAGATTTCATGCACACGCATATTATAAAAGCAGATGTAATGGAAGACCAGCACGAGGTAGCCCAAAAAATTGCCAAGTACAACCTCATAGCACTACCTGTAGTGGAGGATGAAACTAAATTAAGGGGTATTATCACAGTCGACGATGCCATAGATATTGTTCTGCCTACGGCATGGAAAAAAAGGGTTCCAAGAATGTTTGGAAGATGA
- a CDS encoding Lrp/AsnC family transcriptional regulator, with translation MDDIDMEIIRSLIKNSRITISQMSKEIDVPDATISNRLKKLEKNAIKEYTLILDPKALGLKVTAIVIIQTESEKHENVEKELSMLEEVSEVYSISGEYDILIKLWSHSLEELNKVMNSKIRSVDGVEDLTEMIVMERVKEGVVPPMGPK, from the coding sequence ATGGACGATATAGACATGGAGATAATACGTTCTTTGATCAAAAATTCAAGGATCACCATCTCCCAGATGTCAAAAGAGATAGATGTGCCTGACGCTACCATCTCCAACAGGCTTAAAAAACTTGAAAAAAACGCTATAAAAGAATATACATTAATATTGGATCCAAAAGCGCTAGGATTAAAGGTTACTGCAATAGTAATTATCCAAACAGAATCAGAAAAACACGAAAATGTTGAAAAGGAGTTGTCAATGCTTGAAGAGGTCTCTGAAGTTTACAGTATCTCAGGAGAGTACGACATCCTGATTAAACTATGGTCACACAGTTTAGAGGAGCTTAACAAAGTAATGAACAGTAAGATCCGTTCTGTTGATGGTGTTGAAGATTTAACAGAAATGATCGTGATGGAACGTGTTAAAGAGGGGGTGGTGCCACCTATGGGGCCGAAATAG
- a CDS encoding Zn-ribbon domain-containing OB-fold protein: MKDIVRGWRHIQQRYNLIGSKCSQCGKVFFPKRVICPECRRRGKIEDIKLSGKGKIYTYSVINTPTDEFKTLAPYVVAIIELEEGTKITSQIVDCDPDKIEIGDEVEVVFRKIRTEGDDGVISYGYKFKLKK, from the coding sequence ATGAAAGACATCGTTAGAGGTTGGCGCCATATTCAGCAGCGATACAATCTCATAGGATCAAAATGTTCACAATGCGGAAAAGTTTTCTTTCCAAAAAGAGTTATATGCCCGGAATGCAGGAGAAGGGGTAAAATAGAGGATATTAAACTCAGTGGTAAGGGTAAAATATATACTTACTCTGTTATAAACACTCCAACAGATGAATTCAAAACCCTAGCACCCTACGTTGTGGCTATAATTGAACTTGAGGAAGGTACAAAAATAACATCTCAGATAGTAGACTGTGACCCAGATAAAATTGAAATAGGCGATGAAGTCGAAGTGGTTTTCAGGAAAATAAGAACCGAAGGCGATGACGGAGTGATCTCATATGGATACAAATTCAAACTCAAAAAATAA
- the cfbA gene encoding sirohydrochlorin nickelochelatase, with the protein MDTNSNSKNKIGVLLVGHGSRLPYGKDVVSQIANIYRTNEDYQVEVGFMNMSKPSIPEAIRKLANEGAEKIIVTPVFLAHGVHTTQDIPRILGLKNNGHDDDGHSHEGHHHGHSHEDEAAEKIEFDGEIIYTEPLGADSRIADIIKDRVNDAL; encoded by the coding sequence ATGGATACAAATTCAAACTCAAAAAATAAGATAGGTGTGCTTCTGGTTGGACATGGAAGCCGATTACCCTACGGTAAAGACGTTGTAAGTCAAATTGCAAATATTTACAGAACAAATGAAGACTACCAGGTCGAAGTGGGTTTCATGAACATGTCAAAACCCTCTATACCTGAAGCCATAAGAAAACTTGCAAATGAAGGTGCTGAAAAGATCATTGTAACCCCAGTATTCCTTGCCCACGGAGTCCACACAACACAGGACATACCAAGGATTCTTGGACTGAAAAATAATGGCCACGACGATGACGGACATTCCCACGAAGGTCACCATCACGGCCACAGTCATGAGGATGAAGCGGCTGAAAAGATTGAATTTGACGGCGAAATCATTTACACAGAACCATTAGGTGCTGACAGCAGAATAGCCGACATAATAAAAGACAGGGTTAATGATGCCCTCTAA
- the thiL gene encoding thiamine-phosphate kinase, with protein MPSKSFKDLKVSDLGEKRLIKRLLERSQKSQPTSLFLEKFLDENSVKSTKDDAALIDLGENYLVATSDLLMQSAHFPDEMTPFQMGKKVVTVNVSDIAAMGADTICIIVSMGLPKDMSLSNFDEMIEGILESCKQYDMVLIGGDTNESADLTLCGTCIGMVKKENVLMKGGARSSDVVAVTGKLGLAAAGFELLFCDESEESKLEGLDHGFMSLALEHALQPEARLKEGILLGKTGVVTSATDITDGLLSEIGEIIDASPENIGITFYEEQVPIPHEVHEIGNILGKNPLEMALTYGEDFELLLTVQKDKFDDLNHLKNVVDLHEIGFVDSSGIIKMIDKDGKTNVVTPKGYEHLK; from the coding sequence ATGCCCTCTAAATCTTTTAAAGATTTAAAAGTTTCTGACCTTGGGGAAAAAAGATTAATAAAAAGGCTCCTTGAAAGGAGCCAAAAATCCCAACCTACTTCTCTTTTTTTAGAAAAATTCCTGGATGAAAATTCAGTTAAAAGCACCAAAGATGATGCAGCCCTCATTGACCTTGGAGAAAATTATCTTGTTGCAACTTCAGACCTACTAATGCAATCTGCTCATTTTCCAGATGAAATGACACCCTTTCAGATGGGTAAAAAGGTTGTAACTGTTAACGTCAGCGATATTGCAGCCATGGGTGCCGATACTATTTGTATAATCGTTTCCATGGGATTGCCAAAAGACATGTCTCTTTCAAACTTCGATGAGATGATCGAGGGCATACTTGAATCATGCAAACAATATGATATGGTACTTATAGGTGGAGACACCAACGAATCTGCGGATTTAACCCTCTGCGGAACCTGTATCGGCATGGTTAAGAAAGAAAATGTGCTGATGAAAGGTGGAGCTAGATCTAGTGATGTTGTCGCTGTTACAGGGAAGCTTGGACTTGCAGCAGCAGGATTTGAGCTTTTATTTTGTGATGAATCTGAAGAATCTAAATTAGAGGGTTTAGATCATGGTTTCATGAGCCTTGCTTTAGAACATGCCCTTCAACCAGAAGCAAGACTGAAAGAAGGGATTCTGCTTGGAAAAACAGGAGTTGTAACCTCTGCGACAGATATAACCGATGGATTGCTGAGTGAAATCGGTGAAATAATAGATGCATCCCCTGAAAATATTGGTATAACATTTTATGAAGAACAGGTTCCAATACCTCATGAAGTACATGAAATTGGAAATATTTTGGGTAAAAATCCACTTGAAATGGCTTTAACCTATGGAGAAGATTTTGAACTTCTTTTAACCGTTCAAAAAGATAAATTTGATGATTTGAATCATTTAAAAAATGTTGTGGATCTTCATGAAATAGGTTTTGTGGATTCATCCGGAATTATCAAAATGATAGATAAGGATGGAAAAACAAATGTAGTAACACCAAAAGGTTATGAACACCTTAAATAA
- the amrS gene encoding AmmeMemoRadiSam system radical SAM enzyme yields the protein MRKEAILYEKIGKALNCKVCQRRCIISEGKKGFCTMRENEGGKLYTLNYAAASSVAVDPIEKKPLFHFYPGSTSLSLGTLGCNFRCKYCQNWTISQADLGTVPTNEILPERAVELAKEYGCKSISWTYNEPTMWLEYTLDSAKLAHEADIKTVYVTNGYMTEEAFELLAPHLDAANIDLKGMSDKFYSDLCDARLQPVLDNIKRMYENNIHIEITNLLIPGYNDSEEDINALVKFMVDEVGVEVPLHFTRFFPYYQLKDVPPTAVETLKNAYEIAKDAGMKYVYVGNIPHTDGENTYCPDCGEPLIERDGFQIVDDELEKSKKCPKCGAGIDIVV from the coding sequence ATGAGAAAGGAAGCAATACTTTATGAGAAAATTGGGAAAGCCCTGAACTGTAAAGTCTGCCAAAGACGTTGCATAATCTCTGAAGGAAAAAAAGGATTTTGCACAATGCGGGAAAATGAAGGTGGAAAGCTTTACACCCTCAACTATGCTGCAGCATCCTCCGTTGCAGTGGACCCTATAGAGAAAAAACCACTCTTCCACTTTTATCCCGGTTCAACTTCCCTGTCCCTGGGGACTCTGGGCTGCAACTTCCGCTGTAAATACTGTCAAAACTGGACCATCTCCCAAGCAGACCTTGGAACTGTTCCAACAAATGAAATACTTCCAGAACGGGCTGTTGAACTTGCAAAGGAGTATGGATGCAAATCGATCTCCTGGACCTACAACGAACCAACCATGTGGTTGGAATACACCCTAGATTCTGCTAAACTCGCCCATGAAGCAGATATAAAGACTGTTTACGTTACAAACGGTTACATGACAGAGGAAGCATTTGAGCTTCTGGCTCCGCATCTTGATGCTGCCAACATCGACCTCAAAGGTATGTCAGACAAGTTTTACAGTGACCTATGTGATGCCCGACTCCAACCTGTTCTTGACAACATTAAACGAATGTACGAGAATAATATTCATATAGAAATTACAAATCTTCTAATTCCAGGTTACAACGACTCTGAAGAAGATATAAATGCCCTTGTAAAATTCATGGTAGATGAGGTTGGTGTTGAGGTTCCGCTCCATTTCACAAGGTTTTTCCCCTACTACCAGCTGAAGGATGTGCCTCCAACTGCAGTTGAAACCCTCAAAAATGCATATGAAATAGCGAAAGATGCTGGTATGAAGTACGTCTACGTTGGAAACATACCACACACCGATGGAGAGAACACTTACTGTCCAGATTGTGGTGAGCCATTAATCGAACGGGATGGGTTTCAGATAGTTGATGATGAACTTGAAAAGAGTAAAAAATGTCCCAAGTGTGGGGCGGGAATTGATATTGTTGTTTAA